A section of the Pseudomonas flavescens genome encodes:
- a CDS encoding exo-rhamnogalacturonan lyase family protein, whose product MNKLTFSRRTFVKGSGLAALATPLLAAGALADSRSQGSTAPAGAALHWLTGELPPAFAGVTWGTPWAQGQVPAASDFEIRDAAGRALPLQSWPLAWWPDGSLKWSAHALGPHSAPSERYGLQPVAAGRVRAASLVSESPESISVDTGALRCIIPRSGSLLIERMLRQNQPALLGGELVLQVQGDPDQDEVLTRHYRSQVTQVEIEQRGPVRAVITLRGEHHSDTPGLPTLLPFTVRLYFYAGSAAVRLMHTIVYDADEQRDFIKGIGLRFGVPLDAPLHDRHVRFVSANGGLLREAVRGLSGLRRDPGPGVVAAQLAGKATPPLVSPVAEGLGYVPAFGSYRLLQAHPDAYSISKRTASGQGWVQVANGERAAGVGYLGSPSGGVAFGLRNFWQSYPAQLDIEDAHRDLAQVTVWLWAPQAEPMDLRFYHDGLGQDTHTRQREALDITYEDYEPGFGSPKGVARTSELQLELLAATPSSEQLLAIAARIQEPPLLQASPERLHAAGVFGPAWSPVQRQRPGEDELEEQLAWYFDFYKGEVEQRKWYGFWDYGDVMHTYDGDRHVWRYDVGGYAWDNSELSTDLWLWYYFLRSGRADVFRMAEAMTRHTSEVDVHHLGPFAPLGSRHNVRHWGDSAKQLRVSTAANRRFLHYLTADERTGDLLREQVEALRTLREVVPARKIGQRKAQDPDKVNLFFGIDWGAIAAAWLTEWERTGDAGIRQRLLNGMQSIASQPHGFFSGSADMHIASGHFDRNDSGQLYVLHLSAVFGLAEICGELLQLLPSATFERAWLDYCRLYNASAQEQREALGQALTKTNLTQAHARLSAFAGNHLHDAALQRRAWQEFGKGEGGIPQPNRTYRQVPTPAYLYPLREAEPVSVIDQRSGSTTSANLSTNAVAQWGLTAMALLALAGPPPVEQ is encoded by the coding sequence ATGAACAAGCTGACCTTCTCCCGCCGCACCTTCGTCAAGGGCAGTGGCCTCGCGGCTCTGGCCACGCCCTTGCTGGCGGCAGGCGCCCTGGCTGACTCACGCAGCCAGGGCAGTACCGCACCGGCGGGCGCTGCCCTGCACTGGCTGACCGGTGAATTGCCTCCCGCCTTCGCCGGCGTCACCTGGGGTACCCCATGGGCCCAGGGTCAGGTGCCCGCTGCCAGCGACTTCGAGATTCGCGATGCGGCGGGGCGCGCCCTGCCGCTGCAGAGTTGGCCCCTGGCCTGGTGGCCGGATGGCTCGCTGAAATGGTCGGCACATGCCTTGGGGCCTCACTCGGCACCCAGCGAGCGGTATGGCTTGCAACCCGTGGCGGCAGGCCGCGTACGGGCAGCATCACTGGTCAGCGAATCGCCGGAGTCGATCAGCGTCGATACCGGCGCCCTGCGCTGCATCATCCCCCGTAGTGGATCGCTGCTGATAGAACGCATGCTGCGTCAGAACCAACCGGCACTGCTGGGCGGCGAGCTGGTGCTGCAGGTACAAGGCGACCCCGATCAGGACGAGGTGCTTACACGTCACTATCGCAGCCAAGTCACGCAGGTCGAGATCGAGCAGCGCGGCCCGGTACGCGCGGTCATCACCCTGCGCGGCGAACATCACAGCGATACCCCGGGCCTGCCAACCTTATTGCCATTCACCGTGCGCCTGTACTTCTATGCGGGCTCCGCCGCAGTACGACTGATGCATACCATCGTCTACGACGCTGACGAACAGCGCGACTTCATCAAGGGCATCGGCCTGCGCTTTGGTGTACCGCTGGACGCCCCTCTGCATGATCGTCATGTGCGCTTCGTCTCCGCCAATGGCGGCCTGCTGCGCGAGGCAGTACGCGGGCTCAGCGGCCTGCGTCGAGACCCTGGGCCCGGGGTGGTCGCGGCACAACTGGCAGGCAAGGCCACACCGCCGCTGGTTTCGCCAGTTGCCGAAGGCCTCGGCTATGTGCCGGCATTCGGCAGCTATCGGCTGCTGCAGGCGCACCCCGATGCGTACAGCATCAGCAAGCGCACGGCCAGCGGTCAGGGCTGGGTGCAGGTCGCCAATGGCGAGCGCGCTGCGGGTGTCGGTTACCTCGGCTCCCCCAGCGGCGGCGTGGCATTCGGCCTGCGCAACTTCTGGCAGAGCTATCCGGCGCAACTGGATATCGAGGACGCCCACCGCGATCTCGCCCAGGTCACCGTATGGCTGTGGGCGCCCCAGGCCGAGCCGATGGATCTGCGCTTCTATCACGACGGCCTCGGCCAGGACACACATACGCGGCAACGTGAAGCGCTGGACATCACCTACGAGGATTACGAGCCAGGCTTCGGCTCTCCCAAGGGTGTCGCCCGCACCAGCGAGTTGCAGCTGGAACTCCTCGCCGCCACACCTTCTAGCGAACAATTGCTGGCCATCGCCGCACGCATACAGGAACCGCCACTGCTGCAGGCCAGTCCGGAACGCCTGCATGCCGCCGGCGTGTTCGGCCCGGCCTGGTCGCCGGTCCAGCGACAGCGTCCTGGCGAAGACGAGCTGGAGGAGCAACTGGCCTGGTACTTCGATTTCTACAAAGGCGAGGTCGAGCAGCGCAAATGGTATGGCTTCTGGGACTACGGCGATGTCATGCACACCTACGATGGCGACCGCCATGTATGGCGCTACGACGTCGGCGGCTACGCCTGGGACAATTCGGAGCTGAGTACCGACCTGTGGCTCTGGTACTACTTTCTGCGCAGCGGCCGAGCCGATGTGTTCCGCATGGCCGAAGCCATGACCCGGCACACCAGCGAGGTCGACGTGCACCACCTGGGTCCATTCGCACCACTGGGTTCACGCCACAACGTGCGCCACTGGGGCGACAGCGCCAAGCAGCTACGCGTATCCACCGCGGCCAATCGGCGCTTCCTGCACTACCTGACTGCCGACGAACGCACTGGTGATCTGCTGCGCGAACAGGTGGAGGCGCTACGCACCCTGCGCGAGGTGGTACCGGCGCGCAAGATCGGCCAGCGCAAGGCGCAGGATCCCGACAAGGTCAACCTGTTCTTCGGTATCGACTGGGGCGCCATCGCCGCCGCCTGGCTGACCGAGTGGGAACGCACCGGTGATGCCGGCATCCGCCAGCGCCTGCTCAATGGCATGCAAAGCATTGCCAGCCAGCCACACGGTTTCTTCAGTGGTTCGGCGGATATGCACATTGCCAGCGGCCACTTCGACCGCAATGACAGTGGCCAGCTCTATGTGCTGCACCTGAGCGCGGTATTCGGCCTGGCGGAGATTTGTGGCGAGCTGCTGCAGCTACTGCCTTCAGCCACGTTCGAGCGGGCCTGGCTGGACTACTGCCGCCTGTACAACGCCAGCGCCCAGGAGCAACGCGAAGCACTTGGCCAAGCGCTGACCAAGACCAACCTGACCCAGGCCCATGCCCGGCTCAGCGCCTTCGCCGGCAATCACCTGCACGATGCGGCCCTGCAGCGCCGCGCCTGGCAGGAGTTCGGCAAGGGCGAAGGCGGCATACCGCAGCCCAACCGTACCTACCGGCAAGTACCCACACCGGCCTACCTCTATCCGCTGCGCGAAGCCGAGCCGGTTTCGGTGATCGACCAACGTTCGGGCAGTACCACGAGCGCCAATCTGTCGACCAATGCCGTTGCTCAATGGGGGCTGACCGCAATGGCGCTATTGGCACTGGCCGGCCCGCCCCCAGTAGAACAATGA
- a CDS encoding DUF6250 domain-containing protein, whose protein sequence is MPLPVCTEPSSSGGQLPHVLLEDDFTQFSSQRWHVEAEDPATRVSAEHGQLLIDSPKGVTVWLRQPLQGAYRIEFQRQVLLEGGVNDRLSDFNQFWAVRDPGRAELFTRNGALDEYDDLDLYYVGMGGNYNSTTRFRRYDGSGQRLLLGEYADPAHLLEANRTYQIVIEVDARGTRYQVDGNTFFEARHDGVPAPGYFGFRLVWSRQLISEFRVVRL, encoded by the coding sequence ATGCCTTTACCCGTGTGCACCGAGCCCTCCAGCAGCGGCGGCCAGTTGCCCCATGTGTTGCTCGAAGACGATTTCACTCAATTCTCCAGCCAACGCTGGCACGTCGAAGCAGAGGATCCGGCAACCCGTGTGAGTGCCGAACATGGCCAGTTGCTGATCGATAGCCCCAAGGGCGTGACCGTCTGGCTGAGGCAGCCGCTGCAGGGTGCCTACCGCATCGAGTTCCAGCGGCAGGTACTGCTGGAAGGCGGCGTAAACGACCGCCTTTCTGACTTCAATCAGTTCTGGGCCGTGCGTGATCCAGGCCGAGCAGAGCTGTTCACGCGCAACGGTGCCCTCGACGAATACGACGACTTGGATCTCTACTACGTGGGCATGGGCGGCAACTACAACAGCACCACCCGCTTTCGCCGCTACGACGGCAGCGGCCAGCGGCTGCTGCTTGGAGAATATGCGGATCCTGCGCACCTGCTGGAAGCCAACCGCACCTACCAGATCGTCATCGAGGTGGACGCCAGAGGCACCCGCTATCAGGTTGACGGCAACACCTTCTTTGAGGCCCGCCACGACGGCGTACCTGCGCCGGGATACTTTGGCTTTCGCCTGGTCTGGTCACGCCAGCTGATCAGCGAGTTTCGGGTGGTGCGTCTGTAG
- a CDS encoding alpha/beta hydrolase, which yields MRRAGLLASVVLFAACSQSPPLFTDGIQLAAKAQQLDAYPLRSASFAGGVRSLADVVYATHEGFRPLNLDLYLPPEPLPAAGAPLIIYVHGGGWAGGHARASGAFTDFPGVLARFAARGYAVASINYRLSGEARFPAPLDDLRAAMAWLHKQASIYALDTSRVALWGGSAGGHLAALAALDCTTECPTVLVSWYGVHDLQALRDTPGYPAIKHAAGLLLGCELTRCDLAVLQAASPVERMQGRGPATLLIHGDADRVVPYEQTLLLADRLRRRGGTVRTLIVPGAGHSLVGADQAATTADNKAALEATLEFLQQNL from the coding sequence TTGAGGCGAGCAGGGCTGCTGGCCAGCGTCGTACTGTTCGCCGCCTGTAGCCAGTCGCCCCCGCTCTTCACTGACGGCATCCAGCTGGCCGCCAAGGCACAGCAGCTCGACGCTTACCCGCTTCGGTCGGCCTCCTTCGCGGGCGGCGTGCGTAGCCTGGCCGACGTGGTGTATGCCACGCACGAAGGCTTTCGGCCATTGAACCTGGATCTCTATCTGCCGCCCGAGCCGCTGCCTGCTGCTGGCGCACCGCTGATCATCTATGTGCATGGCGGCGGCTGGGCGGGTGGTCACGCTAGGGCCAGTGGTGCCTTTACTGATTTTCCCGGCGTACTGGCACGCTTTGCCGCCCGAGGTTATGCGGTGGCCTCGATCAATTATCGGCTCAGTGGCGAGGCCCGGTTTCCGGCGCCGCTGGACGATCTACGAGCGGCCATGGCCTGGCTGCACAAACAGGCTTCTATCTATGCCCTGGATACCAGCAGGGTCGCGCTATGGGGTGGTTCGGCAGGCGGGCACCTGGCGGCGTTGGCGGCGCTGGACTGCACAACCGAGTGCCCGACGGTGCTGGTCAGCTGGTATGGCGTGCATGACCTACAGGCATTGCGTGATACACCGGGTTATCCGGCCATCAAGCATGCCGCGGGGCTATTGCTGGGCTGTGAGCTGACGCGTTGCGATCTCGCCGTTCTGCAGGCGGCCAGTCCTGTCGAGCGTATGCAGGGGCGTGGGCCGGCGACCTTGCTGATCCATGGTGATGCCGACCGCGTTGTGCCCTACGAGCAAACGTTGCTTCTGGCCGACCGCTTGCGTCGACGGGGCGGGACGGTGCGCACCCTGATCGTTCCCGGTGCCGGGCACAGCCTGGTCGGCGCTGATCAGGCCGCTACCACGGCAGATAACAAGGCCGCCCTCGAGGCGACCCTGGAGTTTCTGCAGCAAAATCTCTGA
- a CDS encoding LysR family transcriptional regulator, with product MHIDLRQLRHFIALVEHRNFTSAAEAMSISQSAFSRSIQALEQGFGARLVDRTRNLEPTRKGRLVLEHARRLIGDAQELLNEVRQFNEQDAGEVRFACGPAPAAWLMPQAIGLFNRRLPKVRLRFQVDNWQALGQRLLAEEFEFFVADSRNFEIDPDYQVQPLSQHRWGFCCRQEHPLALFDEVTVEQLLGYPVAGTVRPPNLRKALVELSGKPDFQTSIECENGYSLVAVLQHSDAIGTTNVSDSNPHLGAGGLKLLKVAGLDMQGEEFYTHYGIISRAGYRLSYPAQLMIESFLDADRQLQEREGQRP from the coding sequence ATGCATATCGATCTTCGCCAACTCCGCCATTTCATCGCGCTGGTCGAACACCGCAACTTCACCTCGGCCGCCGAGGCGATGAGCATTTCCCAATCGGCGTTCAGCCGCAGCATTCAGGCGCTGGAGCAGGGCTTTGGCGCGCGGCTGGTGGATCGCACCCGCAACCTGGAGCCTACCCGCAAGGGGCGGCTGGTCCTGGAACATGCCAGGCGGTTGATCGGCGATGCCCAGGAGTTGCTCAACGAGGTTCGCCAGTTCAATGAGCAGGATGCCGGCGAAGTTCGTTTCGCCTGCGGCCCGGCGCCTGCTGCCTGGCTGATGCCTCAGGCCATCGGCCTGTTCAACCGGCGCTTGCCCAAGGTGCGTCTGCGTTTTCAGGTGGATAACTGGCAGGCATTGGGGCAGCGTCTGCTGGCCGAGGAGTTCGAGTTCTTCGTGGCCGATAGCCGTAATTTCGAGATCGACCCGGACTATCAGGTGCAGCCGCTCAGCCAGCATCGCTGGGGTTTCTGCTGCCGTCAGGAACACCCACTTGCGCTATTCGATGAAGTTACCGTCGAGCAACTGCTCGGCTATCCGGTAGCCGGTACGGTGCGGCCGCCGAACCTGCGCAAGGCGCTGGTCGAACTCAGCGGCAAGCCGGACTTTCAGACCAGCATCGAGTGCGAAAATGGCTACAGCCTGGTGGCCGTGCTGCAGCATTCCGATGCCATTGGCACCACCAACGTCAGCGACAGCAACCCCCACTTAGGCGCCGGCGGTCTCAAGCTGCTCAAGGTGGCCGGTCTGGATATGCAGGGTGAGGAGTTCTATACCCACTACGGCATCATCAGCCGTGCGGGCTATCGCTTGTCCTATCCTGCACAGCTGATGATCGAGAGCTTTCTGGACGCGGATCGCCAGCTTCAGGAGCGTGAAGGGCAGCGACCTTGA
- a CDS encoding ExbD/TolR family protein, with translation MAFSTQDNDEVLSEINVTPLVDVMLVLLVVFIVTAPLLTNSIPINLPKTEAVAPADQKDPLVISIDGDGKLFINKDEIQPELLESSLIQAKADDAELKVQLQADDQVDYGSVAKAMAAIERAGITKLAVITAR, from the coding sequence ATGGCGTTCTCAACCCAGGATAACGACGAAGTACTCAGCGAAATCAACGTTACGCCGCTGGTAGACGTGATGTTGGTGCTGCTGGTGGTATTCATCGTCACCGCGCCACTGTTGACCAACTCGATCCCGATCAACCTGCCGAAGACCGAAGCCGTGGCCCCAGCCGATCAGAAAGACCCGCTGGTGATCAGCATTGATGGCGACGGAAAGTTGTTCATCAACAAGGACGAGATTCAACCAGAACTGCTGGAAAGCAGCCTGATCCAGGCCAAGGCGGACGACGCCGAACTGAAGGTGCAGCTGCAGGCCGACGATCAGGTGGACTACGGTTCGGTCGCCAAGGCCATGGCCGCCATCGAACGGGCCGGTATCACCAAGCTGGCGGTGATCACCGCTCGCTGA
- a CDS encoding MotA/TolQ/ExbB proton channel family protein, translating to MNLLVDSPLQSVEHAVIWLLIGFSVVTWGLALIKGIQFARQRHQDRKFQKLFWSATSLDSAAELGQSQSGAVAHVAQAGFAAIQVPDGQQPGDLSQAINHQDRLERALRQQIQRERRSLESGLAVVASIGSTSPFIGLFGTVWGIMEALKGISAAGNASLETVAGPIGAALVATGVGIAVAVPAVLVYNYFLRRLKLTAADLDDFAHDFYSLAQKSAFKVIVHPGAKRGGIVTGQPVKEAV from the coding sequence ATGAACCTGCTAGTCGATTCCCCCCTGCAATCGGTCGAACATGCCGTCATCTGGCTGCTGATCGGCTTCTCCGTCGTCACCTGGGGCCTGGCCCTGATCAAGGGCATCCAGTTCGCACGCCAGCGGCATCAGGATCGCAAGTTCCAGAAGCTGTTCTGGTCAGCCACCAGCCTCGATTCAGCTGCAGAGCTGGGGCAGAGCCAGTCGGGCGCCGTGGCTCACGTGGCTCAAGCCGGTTTCGCTGCCATCCAGGTACCGGACGGCCAGCAGCCGGGTGACCTGAGCCAGGCGATCAACCATCAGGATCGCCTCGAGCGAGCCCTGCGCCAGCAGATTCAGCGTGAGCGTCGCTCGCTGGAATCCGGCCTGGCGGTGGTTGCCTCCATCGGTTCTACCTCGCCTTTCATCGGCTTGTTCGGCACCGTATGGGGCATCATGGAAGCGCTCAAGGGCATCAGCGCGGCGGGCAACGCCAGCCTGGAAACCGTTGCCGGCCCGATCGGTGCCGCGCTGGTCGCCACCGGCGTGGGTATCGCCGTCGCGGTGCCAGCGGTGCTGGTCTACAACTACTTCCTGCGTCGCCTCAAGCTGACCGCAGCGGATCTCGACGACTTCGCCCATGACTTCTACAGCCTGGCGCAGAAGAGTGCTTTCAAGGTCATCGTCCATCCCGGCGCCAAACGTGGCGGTATCGTTACCGGGCAACCTGTAAAAGAGGCGGTGTGA
- a CDS encoding energy transducer TonB yields MGNLQSSVRSNAAWQQARVPGEVFDLGVPLRQALGTLRHAPHASRPVLGRREAILLGTFALVLHATVLVWLSQRPEPVLPEVPVEIPPMTIEFAAPTPPPEPVVEPPPPEPIVEPPPPPPVVDELAVKPPPKPEPPKPKPQPPKPKPVPKPVEPTPAPPKVEAPPAPPAPPAPKPVTETPPSANAAYLRNPAPEYPSLAQRRGWEGTVLLRIRVLPNGKPGDIQIQTSSGRDVLDQAAVKAVQRWSFVPAKRGDVAQEGWVTVPLDFRLN; encoded by the coding sequence ATGGGTAATCTTCAATCCTCCGTGCGTTCCAATGCCGCCTGGCAGCAGGCGCGTGTGCCCGGAGAGGTCTTTGACCTTGGTGTACCGCTGCGTCAAGCGCTGGGTACGCTACGTCACGCCCCCCATGCGTCGCGTCCCGTTCTGGGTCGCCGTGAAGCGATTCTGCTCGGTACTTTCGCACTGGTGCTGCACGCTACGGTGCTGGTCTGGCTGAGCCAGCGGCCCGAGCCGGTGCTGCCCGAAGTGCCGGTGGAAATCCCGCCGATGACCATTGAATTCGCCGCCCCGACTCCGCCACCGGAGCCAGTGGTAGAGCCACCACCTCCCGAGCCGATCGTCGAGCCGCCACCACCTCCGCCGGTGGTCGATGAGCTTGCGGTGAAGCCGCCGCCCAAGCCGGAACCTCCGAAGCCAAAGCCGCAACCGCCGAAACCCAAGCCCGTGCCGAAACCGGTCGAGCCTACGCCTGCGCCGCCCAAGGTCGAAGCGCCACCGGCACCGCCCGCGCCACCCGCACCCAAGCCGGTGACCGAGACGCCGCCGTCGGCCAACGCCGCCTACCTGCGTAACCCAGCGCCGGAATATCCATCCCTGGCTCAGCGCCGTGGCTGGGAAGGCACCGTTCTTCTGCGCATTCGCGTGCTGCCCAACGGCAAGCCAGGCGATATCCAGATCCAGACCAGCAGCGGTCGTGACGTACTCGACCAGGCTGCAGTTAAGGCGGTACAGCGCTGGAGCTTCGTGCCTGCCAAGCGTGGCGATGTCGCTCAGGAAGGCTGGGTCACGGTACCGCTGGACTTCCGCCTGAACTGA
- a CDS encoding O-succinylhomoserine sulfhydrylase, protein MTQEWDAGRLNSDLDGVGFDTLAVRAGQHRTPEGEHSEALFTTSSYVFRTAADAAARFAGEVPGNVYSRYTNPTVRAFEERIAAMEGAEQAVATASGMSAILSIVMSLCSAGDHVLVSRSVFGSTISLFEKYLKRFGVQVDYVPLADLQGWAAAFKPNTKLLFVESPSNPLAELVDIAALADIAHERGALLAVDNCFCTPALQQPLKLGADIVMHSATKFIDGQGRAMGGVVAGSAKLMTDVVGFLRTAGPTLSPFNAWIFLKGLETLRIRMQAHCASALALAQWLEQQDGIERVYYAGLASHPQHELAARQQSAFGAVVSFEVKGGKEGAWRFIDATRVISITTNLGDTKTTIAHPATTSHGRLSPQERANAGIRDSLIRVAVGLEDVADLKADLARGLAAL, encoded by the coding sequence ATGACACAGGAATGGGATGCGGGTCGGCTCAACAGCGATCTGGATGGTGTCGGCTTCGACACCCTGGCGGTACGTGCCGGACAACATCGCACGCCTGAGGGCGAGCACAGCGAGGCGCTGTTCACCACCTCCAGCTATGTATTCCGTACCGCCGCCGATGCAGCTGCACGTTTTGCTGGCGAAGTACCGGGTAACGTTTACTCGCGCTATACCAATCCCACTGTGCGTGCCTTCGAGGAGCGCATCGCGGCCATGGAAGGGGCCGAGCAGGCCGTCGCCACCGCTTCGGGCATGTCGGCGATTCTTTCCATCGTCATGAGCCTGTGCAGCGCTGGTGATCATGTGCTGGTGTCGCGCAGCGTGTTCGGTTCGACCATCAGCCTGTTCGAGAAGTACCTGAAGCGCTTTGGCGTGCAGGTCGACTATGTGCCGTTGGCCGATTTGCAAGGCTGGGCCGCTGCGTTCAAGCCGAACACCAAGCTGCTGTTCGTCGAGTCGCCCTCCAACCCGCTGGCTGAACTGGTCGACATCGCTGCGCTGGCGGATATTGCCCATGAGCGCGGCGCGTTGCTGGCCGTGGACAACTGCTTCTGCACGCCTGCGCTGCAGCAGCCGCTGAAGCTCGGTGCGGATATCGTCATGCACTCGGCGACCAAATTCATCGACGGCCAGGGTCGCGCCATGGGCGGCGTGGTGGCCGGTAGCGCCAAGCTGATGACCGACGTGGTGGGCTTCCTGCGTACCGCAGGGCCGACGCTGAGTCCGTTCAATGCGTGGATCTTCCTCAAGGGTCTGGAGACTCTGCGTATTCGCATGCAGGCTCACTGTGCCAGCGCCCTTGCACTTGCTCAGTGGCTGGAGCAACAGGACGGTATCGAGCGCGTGTATTACGCCGGTCTTGCCAGCCACCCTCAGCATGAGCTGGCTGCGCGTCAGCAGAGCGCCTTTGGCGCGGTGGTCAGCTTCGAGGTCAAGGGAGGCAAGGAGGGCGCCTGGCGTTTCATCGATGCCACGCGAGTGATTTCGATCACCACCAACCTGGGCGACACCAAGACGACTATCGCTCATCCTGCGACCACCTCCCATGGTCGCCTGTCGCCGCAAGAGCGTGCTAATGCCGGTATTCGTGACAGCCTGATCCGGGTTGCGGTCGGTCTGGAAGACGTCGCTGATCTCAAGGCCGATCTGGCTCGTGGTCTGGCAGCACTGTAA
- the purF gene encoding amidophosphoribosyltransferase: protein MCGIVGIVGKSNVNQALYDGLTVLQHRGQDAAGIVTSYEGRLFLRKDNGLVRDVFQQRHMQRLIGHMGIGHVRYPTAGSSSSAEAQPFYVNSPYGITLAHNGNLTNVEQLAKEIYESDLRHVNTSSDSEVLLNVFAHELAVRGKLNPSEEDVFAAVKDVHKRCRGGYAVVAMITGYGIVGFRDPNGIRPIVFGQRHTDEGVEYMIASESVALDVLGFTLIRDLAPGEAVYITEEGQLHTRQCAPNPQLKPCIFEHVYLARPDSIMDGVSVYKARLRMGEKLADKIRRERPEHDIDVVIPIPDTSRTSALELANHLGVKFREGFVKNRYIGRTFIMPGQAARKKSVRQKLNAIELEFRGKNVMLVDDSIVRGTTCKQIIQMAREAGAKNVYFCSAAPAVRYPNVYGIDMPSPHELIAHGRTTDQVAELIGADWLIYQDLDDLKEAVGGGKIKIEHFDSAVFDGEYVTGDVDEAYLNRIDLARNDGSKTSSQAVSEIIDLYNN from the coding sequence ATGTGTGGCATTGTCGGTATCGTCGGTAAATCGAACGTCAATCAGGCGCTGTATGACGGCCTCACCGTCCTCCAGCACCGCGGCCAGGATGCTGCCGGTATCGTCACCAGCTACGAGGGGCGACTGTTCCTGCGCAAGGACAATGGGCTGGTGCGCGATGTGTTCCAGCAGCGCCACATGCAGCGGCTGATCGGCCACATGGGCATCGGTCACGTGCGTTATCCGACTGCCGGCAGCTCCAGCTCGGCCGAGGCCCAGCCGTTCTACGTCAACTCGCCTTATGGCATCACCCTGGCGCACAACGGCAACCTGACCAACGTCGAACAGTTGGCCAAGGAGATCTACGAATCGGATCTGCGCCACGTCAACACCAGCTCCGACTCCGAAGTCCTGCTCAACGTGTTCGCCCATGAACTGGCCGTGCGCGGCAAGCTCAACCCCAGCGAAGAAGATGTCTTCGCTGCGGTCAAGGACGTGCACAAGCGCTGCCGTGGCGGTTATGCCGTGGTGGCGATGATCACCGGTTACGGCATCGTCGGCTTCCGCGATCCGAACGGCATCCGCCCGATCGTCTTCGGTCAGCGTCATACCGATGAAGGCGTCGAGTACATGATCGCTTCCGAAAGCGTGGCGCTGGACGTGCTCGGCTTCACCCTGATCCGCGACCTGGCGCCGGGCGAAGCGGTGTACATCACCGAAGAAGGCCAGCTGCATACCCGTCAGTGCGCACCTAACCCGCAGCTCAAGCCGTGCATTTTCGAACATGTCTATCTGGCTCGCCCCGATTCGATCATGGACGGTGTATCGGTTTACAAGGCGCGCCTGCGCATGGGCGAGAAGCTTGCGGACAAGATTCGGCGCGAGCGCCCTGAGCACGATATCGACGTGGTCATCCCGATTCCGGATACCAGCCGTACCTCGGCGCTGGAACTGGCTAACCACCTTGGCGTGAAATTCCGCGAAGGCTTCGTCAAGAACCGCTACATCGGCCGTACCTTCATCATGCCGGGGCAGGCTGCACGCAAGAAGTCGGTGCGCCAGAAGCTCAACGCCATCGAGCTGGAATTTCGCGGCAAGAACGTGATGCTGGTGGACGACTCCATCGTGCGCGGCACCACCTGCAAGCAGATCATTCAGATGGCCCGCGAAGCCGGCGCCAAAAACGTGTATTTCTGTTCGGCCGCACCTGCCGTGCGTTATCCGAACGTCTATGGCATCGACATGCCGAGCCCGCACGAGCTGATCGCCCATGGTCGCACCACCGATCAGGTTGCCGAGTTGATTGGTGCCGACTGGCTGATCTATCAGGATCTCGATGATCTGAAAGAGGCGGTCGGTGGCGGCAAGATCAAGATCGAGCACTTCGACAGCGCGGTGTTCGACGGCGAGTACGTGACCGGCGATGTCGATGAGGCTTACCTGAATCGTATCGATCTGGCCCGCAACGACGGCTCCAAGACCAGCAGCCAGGCGGTCAGCGAGATCATCGATCTGTATAACAACTGA
- a CDS encoding CvpA family protein produces the protein MAFTWVDWAIIAIIVVSSLISLSRGFVKEALSLVTWIIAGVVAWMFGGALSQHLTAYIEAPSARVIAACVLLFVLTLLVGALINYLIGELIRVTGLSGTDRFLGMVFGAARGALLVVVAVGLLSLAPVEQDVWWQQSTLLPHFLLVADWSKNLILGMSSEWLASGIREPVELPFKDVLPGSIPVGTGN, from the coding sequence GTGGCATTCACTTGGGTCGATTGGGCGATCATCGCCATCATCGTCGTATCGAGCCTGATCAGCTTGAGTCGAGGCTTCGTCAAGGAAGCCCTGTCGCTCGTCACCTGGATCATCGCTGGCGTCGTTGCCTGGATGTTCGGGGGCGCGCTTTCACAGCACCTCACTGCCTACATCGAAGCCCCTTCTGCCCGCGTTATCGCTGCCTGTGTGCTGCTGTTCGTATTGACCCTGCTGGTCGGTGCGCTGATCAACTATCTGATTGGTGAGCTGATCCGGGTGACCGGGCTTTCGGGCACGGATCGTTTTCTCGGTATGGTATTTGGCGCCGCCCGCGGTGCCTTGCTGGTCGTGGTCGCCGTCGGGCTGTTGAGCCTGGCGCCCGTCGAGCAGGATGTCTGGTGGCAGCAATCGACACTGCTGCCGCATTTTCTGTTGGTTGCAGACTGGTCGAAGAACCTCATATTGGGGATGTCCAGCGAGTGGTTGGCGAGTGGTATTCGCGAACCGGTCGAGCTGCCGTTCAAAGACGTGCTGCCGGGGTCCATTCCCGTCGGCACTGGTAATTAG